The Dendropsophus ebraccatus isolate aDenEbr1 chromosome 10, aDenEbr1.pat, whole genome shotgun sequence genome has a segment encoding these proteins:
- the CHMP1B gene encoding charged multivesicular body protein 1b has translation MSNMEKHLFNLKFAAKELNRNAKKCEKEEKTEKAKIKKAIQKGNTEIARIHAENAIRQKNQGINFLRMSARVDAVAARVQTAVTMGKVTKSMAGVVKSMDATLKSMNLEKISALMDKFEHQFETLDVQTQQMEDTMSNTTTLTTPQNQVDNLLLEMADEAGLDLNMELPQGQTGSVGTSVASTEQDELSQRLARLRDQV, from the exons ATGTCCAACATGGAGA AACATTTGTTTAACCTAAAGTTTGCAGCGAAAGAGCTGAACCGAAACGCCAAGAAATGCGAGAAGGAAGAGAAGACGGAGAAGGCCAAAATCAAGAAG GCCATACAGAAGGGGAATACAGAGATCGCCAGGATACACGCAGAGAACGCCATCCGACAGAAGAACCAGGGCATCAACTTCCTGCGGATGAGCGCCCGGGTGGATGCGGTGGCGGCGCGGGTACAGACAGCCGTCACAATGGGCAAG GTGACAAAGTCGATGGCGGGCGTGGTGAAGTCCATGGACGCCACATTGAAGAGCATGAACCTGGAGAAG ATCTCCGCTCTCATGGATAAATTTGAGCACCAGTTTGAGACGCTGGATGTCCAGACGCAGCAGATGGAAGACACCATGAGCAACACCACGACGCTGACCACACCGCAG AATCAAGTAGACaatctgttactagagatggcGGATGAAGCCGG CCTTGACTTGAACATGGAGCTTCCTCAAGGGCAGACCGGATCTGTGGGAACCAGCGTCGCCTCTACAGAACAG